The genomic segment CAGGTAGGCCTGGACGAAAGGTCGTAGTAGTCGTCGCTGTACGGATCCCAGTGGAGGAGCCGTCCGGAACGTGGAAGGATCCGAGGGCGCTGTGCAGGATGAAGGCCGCATTGCGGCCCATCACGACGCCACCGTCGCTGACGGCTTCCAACACCTCTCGAGTGGCCTGGTCTGCCAGACGGTTGTCCACGGACTCCTCCAGGGCCTGGGCCAGTGCGGACTCCGACGTGCCGGACAGGACAGGGAGCGGACGAAACGGTCGAAGCCATTGGGCGTGACCACGTCGTCGTCCAACTGGGAGATCTCGCGGGAGCTGAAACGCTGACCGGTGAAGCCCACGCCCAGGGCCTGGGCCACCTTCGAGCCGATCTCGGTGCCCCCCGGGCCCTCGCGCTCGAAGAGGGGGATGACGGGGGCATCGCTGCGGGTCAGGCGCAGGCTGCGGCCGTCGCCGAGCTGGACCACACCCAGTTCCTCGGCGTCCAGCCCCAGCGTCTCCCCGGCTGCCCGGCGGGTACGACACTCGTTCAACTCCGCCACGAGGCTGCGGTGCTCGGTGGCGGTGAGGGGGTAGAAGAACATCACCGCGACGGCCGCCACGGCCAGCACCGCGGGAGCACCACCGGCTGCCAGCCTGATGCCGTGCAGCACGTCTGGGGACCGCGTGGGTGCCTTTGCCACATATCCGAAGGCGCCGATGATGGCCGCGCCCATCGCGCCACCGATGCCCTGACCACACTTGCGGATGAAGGAGAGGATCGAGTAGCTGCCGCCCTCGGAGCGGATGTCGGTCTTCCACTCGCCGTAGTCGACGGAGTCGGCCCGCATGGAGAACATCATCGCGTTGGTGCCGCCGGTGCCGGCGCCGAAGAGGAACCAGGCGATCACGGCAACGGGGAGGCTGCGCCGGGCACCAGGCAGATCACCACAAAGCCCAGCACGGCCACCACGCCCAGCGCGACATAGGCCTTGCGCTTGCCGAAGGCCACCGTGAGCCGGGGGAGGATGGAGGCGACCCGACAGCGAGCCGTAAGGGATGTTGACGAAGGAGTAGCGCAGCTGGAAGGCCGCGTCGAAGAGCAGGATCCACGCGATGGCGGTCCGCTCACTGATGCCGGCCGGGGTGCTGAACAACAGGACGAAGCAGATGGCCAGCGGCACGCCGCCAATCCACAGGCATGACCGCAGGTGTCCCCAGCGGCTGTTGAACTTGTCGACGGTGTTGCCGGCGAACAGGTCGCAGAATCCTGCCCAGATCTTCGTGACGCCGTAGATGGTGCCGCCGGCACGCCGGCGATGTCGGTCATGTACACCATCAGGAACATCGATCCCGCCGGGGGCGCCCGAGGAGTCGTGGAGGGCACCGACCTGGCCGTCGGGGGTCCGTTACGTCAACGAGACGGCGCCAGGTCTCGCCGCGGTACGCAACCGAGCCCTGGACGAGGCAGGCAACGCGAACTTGCTGGCCTTCATCGACGACGACGAGACCCCGGCAGCCGGGTGGCTACAGCACCTCGTGCGGACCTGGCGGGCCACGGGGCGCCGGCGGTGACAGGCCCGGTCCGTTCGGTGCCGGTGCGTGAGCTCGAGGAGTGGACGCGAGGCACCGCGATCTTCCGTCGGGAGACGGGCACCACCGGAGCGGAGCGACGTGGAATGGCCACCAACAACCTGCTGTTGGACATGAATTGGATCCGGGCCCCCGGGGTGCGCACCGGCAAGGAGCAGACGGGGCTGCTCATTGCCTCTCGTCGCGGTGACCAGCTGGCCGAGGGGCGGGCGGCAGCCGAGCGCGCAGGAGGCTTGGGGCTGCTGCGGGGGGCCATCGGCATCAATCGTGAGGAGTACGGGCGAAAGGCCTGAGCAGTCCCCGGCACCGATGCCCTAGGCTGGACGGGCAACCTACGGCACC from the Luteococcus japonicus genome contains:
- a CDS encoding MFS transporter; its protein translation is MIAWFLFGAGTGGTNAMMFSMRADSVDYGEWKTDIRSEGGSYSILSFIRKCGQGIGGAMGAAIIGAFGYVAKAPTRSPDVLHGIRLAAGGAPAVLAVAAVAVMFFYPLTATEHRSLVAELNECRTRRAAGETLGLDAEELGVVQLGDGRSLRLTRSDAPVIPLFEREGPGGTEIGSKVAQALGVGFTGQRFSSREISQLDDDVVTPNGFDRFVRSLSCPARRSPHWPRPWRSPWTTVWQTRPLERCWKPSATVAS
- a CDS encoding glycosyltransferase family 2 protein; the protein is MVPPARRRCRSCTPSGTSIPPGAPEESWRAPTWPSGVRYVNETAPGLAAVRNRALDEAGNANLLAFIDDDETPAAGWLQHLVRTWRATGRRR